A region of the Bacteroidales bacterium genome:
ATTTATCCCGAAGAAATTCCTTTAAAAATTTTGTTTGAAGACGATGATCTGATTGTTATTGATAAACAGGCCGGTTTGGTTGTACATCCCGGGCATGGTAATTATACAGGAACTTTACTCCATGGTCTTAAATATCATTTTCAGCAAGAGGGACTGGAAGATACCAATCCTTATTTGGCGCATAGGATAGATAAAAATACTTCAGGGGTTTTGGTTATTGCCAAAGATGAAATAATGTTAGCACATTTGGCAAAACAATTCTACGATCATAGCATAGAGCGGAAATATCAAGCTTTGGTTTGGGGCGATTTTGATGAACCTAATGGAACTATAGAGGGTAATTTAGCGCGGAATCCCAAGAATAGATTAGAAATGACTGTTTTTCCTGAGGGTGATGTAGGAAAACATGCGGTAACGCATTATCGTTTGTTGGAACGCTTTGGCTATGTTAGTTTAATTGAGTGTCAGTTAGAAACGGGTAGAACGCATCAGATTCGTGCACATATGAAATATATTGGGCATCCACTTTTTAATGATTCTCGTTATGGTGGCGATGCAATTTTAAAAGGAACAACTTTTACAAAATATAAGCAATTTGTTCAAAATTGTTTCAAAATGATTTCGCGTCAAGCCTTGCATGCTAAAAGTTTGAGATTTGTTCATCCACGTACAGGCGAAAGTCTTTATTTTGAATCCGATTTACCCGAAGATTTTTCTTCTGTTATTGAAAAGTGGAGAGCTTATAGTCAGCATCAGCAGTTGTAAATTACCATATTGCACATCTTTCTAGTGAGTTTAGAAGGGGAATATTCTATTTAATACCAAGCTTAATTGTTAAAATGATATAGAAAAATAAGCGTACCTTCTAAAGCAGATTTTTTCTGATCTTTTATTTCAAGCATAACCTTTATTTCAGCTTTACTAATTCCTCTGAGATTTACTAATGATTTTAATTCGGCACGGAGGCGTACTTCACTATTTACCAATATGGCTTGGTTAAATTTTAACTTCTCAATACCATAATTTACTAGAAGTTTAATATTTTTTACTTCAATAATTTGTGTCCACAGATAAGGAAGAAGCGATAGGCTTAAATAACCATGTGCAATTGTACTTCCAAAAGGACTTTCTGTTTTCGCACGTTCGGGATCGGTATGTATCCATTGATGATCCATAGTTGCATCAGCAAAAAGGTTTATTTGATCCTGAGTAATTTGGAGGTATTCAGAAACTCCAATTTCTTTTCCTACATAGTTTGCAAACTCGTCGTAACTACTGATAATTAATTTTTCCATAAGCCTTTTTAAGGGCGTGAAATTACTCCTTTTTTCGACTTGAAGGTAGATTAAGTTTAGAAAAATTAACTATTTATTCTTGTTATTTTTAATGGGATTGTAATCATTATGATTCTTTAAACGTATGGTTATCACCTCTATTTATCTTTGTAAAAGGGATAAACCAAGTAATTGTATACCACACAACCTATACAAAAGCTAAATACCGAGTCTATGATAGAAAGAATCATTAGTAACCCTGCAACGCTTATTGACGCAATATTATAGTCCAGTAACACTAATACAGTAGAAGAAAAAGCACAAAAGAACCCCAGCCTTGAAGCAAATACTTTCTGTGCCAAACCGATTGGTTTCCTTTTCGAATCAAGGATGCCTATTCCCATAGAAGCTACAAGCCAAAGGGGACTGTATTTAGCTTTCAAAGCTGCTCTAATAAAATAATCTAAAGTTACCACTATTATAAATATTGGATTCAATGTCCCCAGAAAAAGGGCCATCAATATAACGTTAAGGAATACTGTTAACCTACTCACGTTACTGTCAATCTCTTCAGTAGAAATAGGGCAAACTATATTTTTCATGGGTCATATTTTTATTTGTTATTATTTGTTGCTTTGAAACCTCAGATTTTAGGCTTTATAAAAGTATATCGTATATAACTTATCATTTTCTTTTACTACCCAATGGGTAATTTGTAAGCTAGATGCTTTATCAATTAAAGGAGCCGTAATAAATGAAGAAACCAATTTGTAGATTGCTTTATTCTTCATTTGATTTAAATCCGAGATAACTTGATTTACGGGATGCTCACCAGCAGCTAACATTTCTCGAACATCAAACTCTTGGGCAATGATCTTTTCGTCGAACCACTCCGGTTTAACTGTGGTGTAAGGATTATCAAAGTCAATTGAAATTAAATCTTGACCAACTTCATTACGGAGAATGTTTATTAAATCGCCCACTTCGATATCACCAATACTCGCTGCTTGCTGCAATGTGGCAATCTTGGCTACGGTTTTTCTTAAAACAGGATTCTT
Encoded here:
- a CDS encoding RluA family pseudouridine synthase, producing MYEHFRFVVDKGQSALRIDKFLMSKLENATRNKIQQAAKAGNILVNDFVVKSNYKVRPDDIISIVLSEPPRDTNIYPEEIPLKILFEDDDLIVIDKQAGLVVHPGHGNYTGTLLHGLKYHFQQEGLEDTNPYLAHRIDKNTSGVLVIAKDEIMLAHLAKQFYDHSIERKYQALVWGDFDEPNGTIEGNLARNPKNRLEMTVFPEGDVGKHAVTHYRLLERFGYVSLIECQLETGRTHQIRAHMKYIGHPLFNDSRYGGDAILKGTTFTKYKQFVQNCFKMISRQALHAKSLRFVHPRTGESLYFESDLPEDFSSVIEKWRAYSQHQQL
- a CDS encoding MaoC family dehydratase gives rise to the protein MEKLIISSYDEFANYVGKEIGVSEYLQITQDQINLFADATMDHQWIHTDPERAKTESPFGSTIAHGYLSLSLLPYLWTQIIEVKNIKLLVNYGIEKLKFNQAILVNSEVRLRAELKSLVNLRGISKAEIKVMLEIKDQKKSALEGTLIFLYHFNN
- a CDS encoding DUF4395 domain-containing protein, with protein sequence MKNIVCPISTEEIDSNVSRLTVFLNVILMALFLGTLNPIFIIVVTLDYFIRAALKAKYSPLWLVASMGIGILDSKRKPIGLAQKVFASRLGFFCAFSSTVLVLLDYNIASISVAGLLMILSIIDSVFSFCIGCVVYNYLVYPFYKDK
- a CDS encoding DUF1858 domain-containing protein; protein product: MKNRNLVISPKTKVSQLIETYPQLEDVLISQVPVFKKLKNPVLRKTVAKIATLQQAASIGDIEVGDLINILRNEVGQDLISIDFDNPYTTVKPEWFDEKIIAQEFDVREMLAAGEHPVNQVISDLNQMKNKAIYKLVSSFITAPLIDKASSLQITHWVVKENDKLYTIYFYKA